The Bacteroidales bacterium region ATCGAGTGAACTGACTACTGAAATCCGTAAAGGTGTTTTCAAAAACATTGAGCGACATGTAGATCCGAATTGCATCATTGCCACGAATTCAACGACTACCATCATAACCGAACTCGCCTCTGAGCTGGAGTACAAGCACCGCTGTGTCAGTTTGCATGTACTGACCACTGCCAAGGATGCCCGTGTAGTGGAAGTGGTCAAGGGGCTTTATACCTCGGAAGAAGTATATCAGGCTGCCTGCAAGTTTGTGAAACTGATCGGAAAAACAGTTGTTCCGGTAGAGGAATCTCCCGGTCTGGTCAGCATCCGGATTTTCTCTGTAATGTTTAATGAAGCCTGCGAAATGCTCATGGAAGGAGTTGCCCGCAAGGAAGATATTGATCTGGTGATGCGCGACGGTCTGGGCCTGGCATATGGTCCCTTTGAAATGGCTGACCGTGCAGGACTGGACAAGGTAGAACGGTGGATGGAAAACCTCTACAAGGAATTTGGAGACATGCGCTATAAACCTTCTCCCCTCCTTAAAAAGATGGTTCGGGCCAACCAACTGGGTACCAAAACCAGAAAAGGATTTTATGAGTACGATGAATCAGGGAGGAAAATTACGCAAACTATTGTAGGTGAATAATCTGAAAGTTTATGAAAATACTTGTTTTGAACTGTGGCAGTTCTTCGATCAAGTTTCAGTTGTTTGAAATGACCACTGAATCTGTTCTTTCCCGCGGAATTGTTGAGAAAGTTGGTTTGAAGGGATCATTTCTGAAGCTGGAGAAGGAGAACGGACAAAAGGTAATGTTTGAAGGAGAAATACTTGATCACCAGACCGGTATTGAATATGTGCTGGGTGTTCTGACGAGCCGGAAGCACGGTTGTCTGAAGAGTCTGGATGAAATTGATGCCATTGGCCATCGGGTTGTGCATGGTAAAGAGAAATTCAAGTCGAGTGTACTGATAACCGATGAAGTCATTCAGGAACTCGAAAGGTGTGTGGATATTGCCCCGCTGCATAATCCGCCCAACCTCAAAGGTATTTATGCCATGCAAAACCTCCTGCCTGCTGTTCCGCAGGTAGCTGTATTTGATACTGCCTTTCATCAGACCATGCCAAAGCATGCTTACATGTATGCATTGCCCTATTCCTTATATGAAAAATACGGAATCAGGCGGTACGGATTTCATGGTACAAGCCATCGGTATGTATCCAGGCGTGCCTGTCAGTTTCTCGGGGTTGATATTGAAAAGCAGAAAATGATTACCTGTCATCTTGGAAACGGGGCTTCCATGACGGCTGTTTTGTATGGCCAGTCGGTCGACACCTCCATGGGGCTTACTCCTGTGGAAGGCCTCATTATGGGGACCAGGGCAGGAGACCTTGACCTGGGCATTATCACCTACATCATGGACAAAGAGGATATCGGTTATAAGGCGGTCAGCACACTCATTAACAAGCACAGCGGAGTACTTGGCATTTCGGGAATTTCTTCTGATATGCGGGAAGTGGAGGAGGCTGCGAATAAGGGAAACGAGCGTGCGAAGCTGGCACTCGATATGTACCACTACCGGGTGAGAAAGTATATAGGTGCCTATACTGCCGCAATGAACGGACTGGATATTCTGGTGTTTACCGGCGGGATTGGCGAAAACGGATGGGAAACAAGGGAGGAAGTCTGCAAAAACATGGAATATCTGGGCATTTATCTTGATTCAGCCAGAAACAAAGGGTTAAGAGGAAAAGAGGCTGTGATCAGCACCGATAATTCCCGTGTAAAGGTTGTGGTGATACCAACCAATGAAGAGCTGGTAATAGCGCAGGATACGCAGATGATAGTTTCCGGCAGGAAGTAAGGATTATTCTTCTATAAACCCCCTGTATGCAATATCTTGAAAAACCGCTGTCGCAGTTACTGAATGTTGCGCGGTCACGGCCGCAACGGAGGCTTGTTGTTGCCGCAGCCGAAGACAAGTCTGTTCTTCAGGCGGTATGGGAGGCAAGGAATGAAAAAATTGTTGCTCCTGTTCTCGTCGGGGATTCGGCAAAGATCAGGGAAATACTCAGGCAGCTGGGGGGCAGTGCGGACGACTGGGAGATAGTTCATGAACCCGATGCCTCGGCTGCTGCGTCGCGTTCAGTTGGATTAATCAGGGAGGGCAAGGGAGAGATCCTGATGAAAGGGTATCTTCCGACGGCTGTTTTGCTGAAGGCGGTTTTGCACAAAGAAAACGGTATCCGCGAATCGAGCATGCTGAGCCATGTTACCCTTTTTGAAATCCCCTCCTATCAAAAATTGCTGGGATTGTCGGATGCAGCCATTAATATTCAGCCCACTGTTGAAGAGAAAGCGGAGATCATCCGGAATGCTGTCAAGGTATTTCACAGGCTGGGTGTTGAGAAACCGCTTGTGGCGGTATTGGGTCCGGTAGAGACTGTTAATCCAAAAATAGAATCGACGGTTCATGCGGCTATGCTTGCTGTCATGCAGGTAAGGAAGCAGATACCCGGGTGTATCATTGACGGTCCGCTGGCCATGGATAATGCCATATCGGCCGAAGCAGCCAGGCACAAGCACATTGAAAGTCCCGTTGCCGGGAATGCTGATATTCTGATAGCACCTGACCTGGATGCAGCGAATATTTTGTACAAGTCGCTGATATTTTTTGCAGGAGCGGTTTCGGCCGCCATTATAACCGGAGCCCGTGTACCGGTAGTTCTTACCTCGCGGTCCGATTCGGAACGAAGCAAACTCTTATCGATTGCTCTGGCAGCTGCTCTGGAATAGTTACCATAAAACTGAACTACCATGCCTGACAAGAAGATTCTGGCCATCAATCCTGGCTCGACATCGACCAAAATTGCCGTGTATCTGAACAACAGGGTCATTTTCCTCAAAAACATCAGGCATCCCCCGGAAGAATTACGGAAATTCAAGCACATCAGCGAGCAGTACGAATACAGGAAGGAAGCGATTCTGAGGGAGCTTCATCATGCCGAGATTGATCTTTCGATGATTGAAGCTGTAGTTGGAAGAGGGGGGCTGCTGCATCCCATCCGTTCCGGGGTATATGCTGTCAACGAACGGCTGAAGGAAGACCTGCGCAAAGGAGTAATGGGAGAGCATGCCAGCAACCTGGGCGGATTGATTGCTGATGACATAGCCAGATCGCTTCCGAATGCCAAAGCCTATATTGCTGATCCCGTAGTTGTGGATGAGATGGAGGATGTAGCCAGAATCAGCGGTCATCCTCTTTTCAATCGTCAGTCCATTTTCCATGCTTTGAATCACAAAGCGGTCGGAAGGGCGTATGCGCGGCTGGTCAATCATCAGTACGAAGAAATGAATCTGATCATTGCCCATCTGGGAGGAGGAATTTCGATAGGGGCGCATAAGCAGGGTCGGGTGATTGATGTGAACCAGGCGCTGGACGGGGAAGGTCCCATGTCGCCTGAGCGGTCAGGCACCCTTCCGGCCGGCCAGCTGGCCAAGCTCTGCTTCAGCGGAAAATACAGCTACGACGAGATTAGGGAAATGATCACAGGGCAGGGAGGACTCATGGCATGGTTTGGCACCAACAACGCCTACGAGATTGAATTACTGGCTGCTGACGGTGATGTTAAGGCAAAGAAAATCCAGGATGCCATGGCATACCAGATTGGCAAGTACATCGGGGCGATGGCTGCGGTATTGCATGGCGAGGTTGATGCCATCATTCTTACCGGAGGACTGGCCCATAATACAGCTCTTGTTGAGTACGTAAAGAAGATGGTTTCATTCATTGCGCCTGTAGTTATTTATCCGGGAGAAGACGAAATGCATGCTCTGGCCATGAACGGACTCCGGGTTCTGCGCGGAGAACTTGAGTGCATGGAATACAATGAATCCAATATGATTAATACCGACCCGTTCAAGGAGGGTTAAGGGACTGAACAGGACACCGGAATGATTTTTCCGTTAAAAAAACGGTGGCCATTCAGGGCAAATTCAGCTATGAAGGAGGCCATTTCTCCGGGAGTGAGCGGAGCCTTATAATCAGGAAATGCTTCTGCCAGCATTTCTGTCTGAACGGAACCAAGTGCCAGGCAATTTACCGAAATTTTATCAGGTTTTAATTCTTCGGCAAGGCATTCTGTCAGTATGGCCAATGCTCCTTTGGAAGCGCTGTAATAATGAAGGCCGGGAAATTTCACACTTCCCTGCACACCACCCATACTGCCGATATTGACGATATGAGGATGCCGCGATTTTTTGAGGAAAGGCAGCAAACTTCTGATCAGCATGCCAGGCACAAGGACATTGGTTTCGAACATTTTTCCGGCTTCTTCGGCAGACATTTCGGAAAAGGGTTTCTTCACCAGAAGTCCTGCATTATTGACAATAGCATCTATCCGGTCGGTCTTTTTCTTGATTTGGTTTACAAGTTCCTCCGGATCTGACAGGCAGGCCAGGAGATCGTATTCTATGGTTACGAGATTTGAAAAAACGTCAGAAAGGGCGAACAGTTGCTTTCCATTTCGGGAAATAGCAAAAACCATACAGGATGAGTCTTCCAGAAATTTTTTGGTGAGGGAAAAACCAATCCCTTTACCGGCGCCCGTTACGATAATGTATTTTTCCGGCATAACTTTTGCATATAGATAAAAAAATACCCGAACTATGTCCAAAAATAAGAAATATGCCGGAATTCTTCTTTTCGTGCTTTTAGCATGGATATTTTCCCCCTCCGTGGGGTATGGACAGGAGCGGAAACGCGACCACGACAAGGAAAGGCAGGAAAAGGAAGAATCGAACCGGAAATTCTTTTTCGGAGGGAATTTTGCATTGATGATAGGGACGATCACCAATATAGAAATTTCTCCCCTGGTAGGATATCACATTACAACCCGGTTGTCGGCCGGAACGGGTATTAC contains the following coding sequences:
- a CDS encoding bifunctional enoyl-CoA hydratase/phosphate acetyltransferase, with the protein product MQYLEKPLSQLLNVARSRPQRRLVVAAAEDKSVLQAVWEARNEKIVAPVLVGDSAKIREILRQLGGSADDWEIVHEPDASAAASRSVGLIREGKGEILMKGYLPTAVLLKAVLHKENGIRESSMLSHVTLFEIPSYQKLLGLSDAAINIQPTVEEKAEIIRNAVKVFHRLGVEKPLVAVLGPVETVNPKIESTVHAAMLAVMQVRKQIPGCIIDGPLAMDNAISAEAARHKHIESPVAGNADILIAPDLDAANILYKSLIFFAGAVSAAIITGARVPVVLTSRSDSERSKLLSIALAAALE
- a CDS encoding 3-hydroxyacyl-CoA dehydrogenase family protein yields the protein MSEILVEPIEQYGLSKKVRTQSLFSKIGIVGCGSVGRNLARLVSASGMEVIFVEVSEEKIAMALREIERELDRQIEHWGMTPGDKRIIMSRIHGTLKYEDLQGCDLVIEAILSKSSELTTEIRKGVFKNIERHVDPNCIIATNSTTTIITELASELEYKHRCVSLHVLTTAKDARVVEVVKGLYTSEEVYQAACKFVKLIGKTVVPVEESPGLVSIRIFSVMFNEACEMLMEGVARKEDIDLVMRDGLGLAYGPFEMADRAGLDKVERWMENLYKEFGDMRYKPSPLLKKMVRANQLGTKTRKGFYEYDESGRKITQTIVGE
- a CDS encoding SDR family oxidoreductase, with product MPEKYIIVTGAGKGIGFSLTKKFLEDSSCMVFAISRNGKQLFALSDVFSNLVTIEYDLLACLSDPEELVNQIKKKTDRIDAIVNNAGLLVKKPFSEMSAEEAGKMFETNVLVPGMLIRSLLPFLKKSRHPHIVNIGSMGGVQGSVKFPGLHYYSASKGALAILTECLAEELKPDKISVNCLALGSVQTEMLAEAFPDYKAPLTPGEMASFIAEFALNGHRFFNGKIIPVSCSVP
- the buk gene encoding butyrate kinase yields the protein MPDKKILAINPGSTSTKIAVYLNNRVIFLKNIRHPPEELRKFKHISEQYEYRKEAILRELHHAEIDLSMIEAVVGRGGLLHPIRSGVYAVNERLKEDLRKGVMGEHASNLGGLIADDIARSLPNAKAYIADPVVVDEMEDVARISGHPLFNRQSIFHALNHKAVGRAYARLVNHQYEEMNLIIAHLGGGISIGAHKQGRVIDVNQALDGEGPMSPERSGTLPAGQLAKLCFSGKYSYDEIREMITGQGGLMAWFGTNNAYEIELLAADGDVKAKKIQDAMAYQIGKYIGAMAAVLHGEVDAIILTGGLAHNTALVEYVKKMVSFIAPVVIYPGEDEMHALAMNGLRVLRGELECMEYNESNMINTDPFKEG
- a CDS encoding acetate kinase; its protein translation is MKILVLNCGSSSIKFQLFEMTTESVLSRGIVEKVGLKGSFLKLEKENGQKVMFEGEILDHQTGIEYVLGVLTSRKHGCLKSLDEIDAIGHRVVHGKEKFKSSVLITDEVIQELERCVDIAPLHNPPNLKGIYAMQNLLPAVPQVAVFDTAFHQTMPKHAYMYALPYSLYEKYGIRRYGFHGTSHRYVSRRACQFLGVDIEKQKMITCHLGNGASMTAVLYGQSVDTSMGLTPVEGLIMGTRAGDLDLGIITYIMDKEDIGYKAVSTLINKHSGVLGISGISSDMREVEEAANKGNERAKLALDMYHYRVRKYIGAYTAAMNGLDILVFTGGIGENGWETREEVCKNMEYLGIYLDSARNKGLRGKEAVISTDNSRVKVVVIPTNEELVIAQDTQMIVSGRK